The Anaerolineae bacterium genome includes the window TCCTGGAGACCAGCCACCAGACCAGCAGTACCAGGATCAGCGGCAGGAGGTTGGGCATGAAGCTGTCCAGCATGGCCTGGATGCGGAAGGTACTGCCGCCGATGGAGAATGCCACGGGCGTGGAGAGCTTGACGAACTGGACGG containing:
- a CDS encoding PTS system mannose/fructose/sorbose family transporter subunit IID produces the protein VQFVKLSTPVAFSIGGSTFRIQAMLDSFMPNLLPLILVLLVWWLVSRKNVSPTLIMAAIIILGVLGAIPIWPGIDEAGNAIKVGLLGG